The proteins below come from a single Erinaceus europaeus chromosome 20, mEriEur2.1, whole genome shotgun sequence genomic window:
- the SMIM35 gene encoding small integral membrane protein 35, producing MTGEDSISTLGLILGVGLSLLLVSILGYSLAKWYQRGYCWDGPNFVFNLYQIRNLKDLETGPPYTISGHISSPDGSYMRFSDRLV from the exons gtgaggattccATCAGCACCTTGGGCCTGATCCTGGGCGTGGGACTGTCACTACTGCTCGTGTCCATTTTGGGCTACAGCCTGGCCAAGTGGTACCAGCGTGGGTACTGCTGGGATG GGCCTAACTTTGTCTTCAACCTGTACCAAATTCG GAACTTGAAGGATCTGGAGACAGGCCCACCATACACCATCAGTGGCCACATCAGCAGCCCAGATGGCAGCTACATGCGCTTCTCAGACAGGCTGGTCTGA